From a region of the Kwoniella mangroviensis CBS 8507 chromosome 1 map unlocalized Ctg01, whole genome shotgun sequence genome:
- a CDS encoding protein SYM1, which produces MAGLLGAYSAFLTRRPLIGGMASSAVLFATGDVVAQQLIEKKGSKHDFVRTARIVVWGGGIFAPAVTVWFRTLERLPIKSKWPATFARVGLDQFVFAPIVLTGFFHAMTLMEGKTLADARAKWQEAFVPTLKANWMLFIPFQTLNMFIPLQYRLLAINGVNIPWNAFLSLQNAKPKQVEKAEDDLKKD; this is translated from the exons ATGGCTGGTTTACTCGGAGCATACTCTGCTTTCTTGACTAGAAGACCTTTGATAGGAGGTATGGCGTCTTCTGCT GTACTCTTTGCtactggtgatg TCGTAGCTCAACAATTaattgagaagaaaggtagtAAACATGATTTCGTCAGAACTGC CCGAATCGTCGTCTGGGGAGGAGGAATCTTCGCGCCTGCCGTAACGGTATGGTTCAGGACTTTGGAAAGATTACCTATCAAAAGTAAATGGCCTGCGACATTCGCTAGAGTGGGGTTGGATCAATTCGTTTTCGCTCCTATCGTACTGACTG GTTTCTTCCACGCTATGACCCTCATGGAAGGTAAGACCCTCGCTGATGCCAGAGCGAAATGgcaagag GCTTTCGTGCCTACTTTGAAGGCGAACTGGATGTT GTTCATTCCTTTCCAAACTCTTAACATG TTCATTCCTCTCCAATATCGACTCTTGGCTATCAACGGAGTCAATATACCATGGAACGCTTTCTTGTCTTTGCAAAATGCTAAACCTAAGCAAGTTGAAAAGGCCGAGGATGATCTCAAGAAGGATTAA
- a CDS encoding pre-mRNA-splicing factor SLT11 — translation MPAKHDINKVGVESSDFPILCETCLGPNPYVRMSKQEFGNECKICNRPFTVFRWNPGAGARFKKTEICNTCAKIKGVCQTCLLDLEYGLPVQVRDAALGRKSQAPSSDINKQYYIQNLEAQMADSPDGSSSFDSEVANRAGREMLKGIARSDPYYKRNRPHICSFFVKGECKRGGECPFRHEIPKEGALAKQNIVDRYYGKNDPVAKKILREQAESKGMKAPEDKSITTLLFLGLPTTTESEVRASLVGACPFVKPIEIKGITIVETSHCAFINFKQRQLAERVAEALSAQGGIEVGGKKAKVVWGRARPQKGKVPATSTPSGEASASGPAVTTESS, via the exons ATGCCAGCCAAACATGATATAAAT AAAGTAGGAGTGGAAAGTTCTGATTTCCCTATATT GTGCGAAACAT GCTTGGGACCTAATCCATATGTAcgaatg TCAAAGCAAGAATTCGGCAACGAATGTAAGATCTGTAATCGACCATTCACCGTGTTCAGGTGGAATCCCGGAGCCGGAGCTAGATTTAAGAAAACTGAGATTTGTAATACCTGCGCTAAGATCAAGGGGGTCTGTCAAACCTGTTTGTTGGATCT TGAATACGGTTTACCAGTCCAGGTTCGAGATGCAGCTTTGGGACGTAAGAGTCAAGCTCCATCCTCAGACATCAATAAGC AATATTATATACAGAATTTAGAAGCTCAGATGGCAGATTCACCTgacggatcatcatcattcgatTCGGAAGTTGCGAATAGAGCTGGTAGAGAGATGTTAAAAGGGATAGCTAGATCTGATCCATACTACAAGAGGAATAGACCACATATATGTAGTTTCTTCGTTAAAGGAGAATGTAAGAGAGGTGGAGAATGTCctttcag ACATGAAATACCGAAAGAAGGGGCATTGGCCAAACAAAATATAGTCGATCGATATTACGGTAAAAATGATCCTGTAGCAAAGAAGATATTGAGAGAACAAGCTGAGAGTAAAGGTATGAAAGCTCCAGAGGATAAATCAATT ACAACCCTCTTATTCCTTGGTTTACCTACCACGACCGAATCGGAAGTTCGAGCATCCTTGGTCGGAGCATGTCCGTTTGTTAAACCCATAGAGATAAAAGGAATAACCATCGTAGAGACATCTC ATTGTGCATTCATAAACTTTAAACAGCGTCAATTGGCTGAAAGAGTGGCTGAAGCACTATCGGCTCAAGGTGGTATAGAAGTGGGTGGGAAGAAGGCCAAGGTCGTATGGGGAAGAGCGAGACCTCAGAAAGGTAAAGTCCCTGCTACCAGTACACCTTCAGGCGAGGCTAGTGCGTCTGGGCCAGCTGTTACGACGGAAAGCAGTTGA
- a CDS encoding uracil-DNA glycosylase, producing MPPQARSISSYFKPTTVVAAASASASTATAATPDKKKSTLSEAAKRAIQEGALAATTDGDGSSKENNLGEPSAKRQKVDSSPSGPKVADIFLKSSPSKSTVSPSTSRIGSVARSKTREELREKIAANPQWLAKLSLEIDTMGEDWLLALQDELTKSYFLNLKEFVTNEQKTKKVFPPAEDIYSWSRFCPLKDIRVVIIGQDPYHDDGQAHGLAFSVRKGVRIPPSLRNMYKEMHDEIPEFVIPKHGDLTEWAKHGVLLLNTSLTVRAHEAGSHANKGWDTFTAAVLKVVTSRLAPGPSLSAASDDKVPGAKGVVFMAWGAHAAKMCAGVDKTKHLILKSAHPSPLSASRGFFGNNHFKKANEWLQLKYGPEGGIDWKALGAGEGGSA from the exons ATGCCACCCCAAGCAAGATCAATCTCGTCCTATTTCAAGCCCACCACCGTCGTAGCTgctgcatcagcatcagcatcgacAGCGACTGCAGCCACTCCAGACAAAAAGAAAAGCACTTTGAGCGAAGCTGCCAAGCGGGCCATCCAGGAAGGCGCTCTAGCCGCGACTACCGACGGCGATGGAAGTTCGAAAGAGAACAATCTGGGTGAACCATCGGCTAAGAGGCAAAAGGTGGATAGTAGTCCCTCAGGACCTA AAGTAGCAGATATCTTCCTAAaatcctcaccatccaaaTCCACTGTTTCTCCATCGACTTCGAGGATAGGTTCAGTAGCAAGATCGAAGACACGGGAAGAGCTGAGAGAAAAGATAGCAGCCAACCCTCAATGGTTGGCCAAATTGAGTTTAGAAATTGATACTATGGGTGAAGATTGGTTGTTGGCTTTACAGGATGAATTGACAAAATCCTATTTCCTCAAT TTGAAAGAGTTTGTTACGAATGAacagaagacgaagaaagtGTTTCCTCCAG CCGAAGATATCTACTCTTGGTCCCGGTTCTGCCCTTTGAAGGACATAAGAGTGGTCATAATAG GTCAAGATCCTTATCAT GATGATGGACAAGCACAC GGCCTAGCATTCTCAGTCCGAAAAGGAGTAAGGATCCCACCTTCCCTTCGAAATATGTATAAAGAGATGCATGACGAAATACCTGAATTCGTCATACCGAAACATGG TGATCTCACTGAATGGGCTAAACATGGTGTATTACTTCTGAATACTTCTCTGACCGTCAGAGCGCACGAG GCCGGATCACACGCCAACAAAGGATGGGATACATTTACGGCGGCCGTACTGAAAGTAGTCACATCCCGACTCGCACCTGGCCCCTCACTCTCGGCTGCATCAGACGATAAAGTCCCAGGAGCGAAGGGAGTGGTATTTATGGCTTGGGGTGCGCATGCAGCCAAGATGTGTGCGGGAGTAGATAAA ACCAAACATCTCATCCTGAAATCAGctcatccatcacctctcTCAGCGAGTCGAGGGTTCTTCGGCAACAACCATTTCAAAAAGGCAAACGAATGGTTACAACTTAAATATGGTCCAGAGGGCGGTATCGATTGGAAAGCTCTTGGTGCAGGTGAAGGCGGATCTGCATAA